One Indicator indicator isolate 239-I01 chromosome 21, UM_Iind_1.1, whole genome shotgun sequence DNA segment encodes these proteins:
- the DENND5A gene encoding DENN domain-containing protein 5A isoform X3 — MSGGSGGGSSAPGRFADYFVICGLDTETGLEPDELSALCQYIQASKTRDGASRFISSATEGENFEQTPLRRTFKSKVLARYPENVEWNPFDQDAVGMLCMPKGLAFKTQADSREPQFHSFIITREDGSRTFGFSLTFFEEVTSKQICSAMQTLYHMHNAEYDILHTPPTNDKDSCSSTGDCNGTSVSKLQRFNSYDISRDTLYVSKCICLITPMSFMKACKKVLEQLHQAVTSPQPPPLPLESYIYNILYEVPLPPAGRSLKFSGVYGPIICQRPSTSELPLFDFPVKEVFELLGVENVVQLFTCALLEFQILLYSQHYQRLMTVAETITALMFPFQWQHVYVPILPASLLHFLDAPVPYLMGLHSNGMDDRSKLELPQEANLCFVDVDNHFVELPEDLPQFPNKLEFIQEVSEILMAFGIPPEGNLHCSESASKMKSLRACDLVSDKRNGNIAGSPLNSYELLKENETIARLQALVKRTGVSLEKLEVREETSSKKDLKIQCDEEEFKIYQLNIQIREVFANRFTQMFADYEVFVIQPSQDKESWFTNREQMQNFDKVKDTVCFLLWLILSMMIYTF, encoded by the exons ATGAGCGGCGGTAGCGGAGGCGGCTCTTCGGCACCCGGCCGCTTCGCCGATTACTTCGTCATCTGCGGGTTGGACACTGAGACAGGGCTGGAGCCGGACGAGCTCTCCG CTTTATGCCAGTATATACAGGCCTCTAAAACCCGAGATGGTGCCAGCCGTTTCATTTCAAGTGCAACAGAAG GGGAAAACTTTGAACAGACTCCATTAAGACGCACATTTAAATCCAAAGTTCTCGCTCGCTATCCTGAGAATGTTGAATGGAACCCTTTTGACCAGGATGCAGTGGGAATG CTATGTATGCCTAAAGGGCTTGCTTTCAAGACACAAGCAGATTCTAGAGAACCTCAGTTCCACTCTTTCATTATTACTCGTGAAGATGGCTCACGGACATTTGGATTTTCTCTCACGTTTTTTGAGGAAGTTACTAGCAAACAGATTTGCAGTGCAATGCAGACTTTGTATCATATGCACAATGCTGAATATGACATTCTTCATACTCCACCCACAAATGACAAAGatagctgcagcagcacaggagactGCAATGGCACTTCTGTTTCAAAGCTACAGCGTTTTAACTCCTATGACATCAGCAgagacacactctatgtctcaAAATGCATTTGTCTGATTACTCCGATGTCTTTTATGAAGGCTTGTAAGAAAGTACTAGAACAACTTCACCAAGCAGTGACTTCACCTCAGCCACCACCTCTACCTTTAGAAAGCTACATCTACAATATTCTCTATGaagttcctcttcctcctgcaggaaGGTCATTGAAATTTTCGGGTGTTTATGGACCGATTATCTGCCAAAGGCCAAGCACCAGTGAACTACCGTTATTTGATTTTCCGGTTAAAGAAGTTTTTGAATTGCTTGGAGTAGAAAATGTGGTTCAGCTCTTTACCTGTGCCCTGCTGGAATTCCAGATACTGCTTTATTCACAGC ATTATCAGAGACTGATGACAGTGGCAGAGACCATCACAGCACTAATGTTTCCATTTCAGTGGCAGCATGTGTATGTTCCTATCCTTCCAGCATCCCTCCTTCATTTTCTAGATGCTCCTGTCCCTTACCTCATGGGTTTGCACTCTAATGGGATGGATGACAGGTCTAAACTGGAACTTCCTCAAGAG GCTAACCTTTGCTTTGTGGATGTAGACAACCATTTCGTTGAGCTGCCAGAAGACTTACCCCAGTTCCCAAATAAACTTGAGTTCATTCAGGAAGTTTCAGAGATTCTGATGGCTTTTGGAATTCCACCTGAGGGAAACCTTCACTGCAGTGAAAGTGCCTCCAAGATGAAGAGCCTCAGAGCATGTGACCTGGTTTCTGATAAAAGAAATGGGAACATAGCAGGATCGCCTTTGAATTCCTATGAGCTACTAAAGGAAAACGAGACTATTGCAAGGCTCCAAGCACTTGTTAAAAGAACAGGTGTGAGTCTAGAAAAG TTGGAGGTGCGAGAGGAGACCAGTAGCAAAAAGGATCTTAAAATTCAATGTGATGAAGAAGAATTCAAGATTTACCAGCTGAACATTCAGATCCGTGAAGTTTTTGCCAACCGTTTTACACAAATGTTTGCAGATTATGAAGTATTTGTAATTCAGCCTAGTCAGGACAAGGAATCTTGGTTTACAAACAGAGAACAAATGCAAAACTTTGATAAAGTAA aGGATACTGTCTGT TTTTTGTTATGGCTGATACTTTCAATGATGATCtacactttttaa
- the DENND5A gene encoding DENN domain-containing protein 5A isoform X4, protein MSGGSGGGSSAPGRFADYFVICGLDTETGLEPDELSGENFEQTPLRRTFKSKVLARYPENVEWNPFDQDAVGMLCMPKGLAFKTQADSREPQFHSFIITREDGSRTFGFSLTFFEEVTSKQICSAMQTLYHMHNAEYDILHTPPTNDKDSCSSTGDCNGTSVSKLQRFNSYDISRDTLYVSKCICLITPMSFMKACKKVLEQLHQAVTSPQPPPLPLESYIYNILYEVPLPPAGRSLKFSGVYGPIICQRPSTSELPLFDFPVKEVFELLGVENVVQLFTCALLEFQILLYSQHYQRLMTVAETITALMFPFQWQHVYVPILPASLLHFLDAPVPYLMGLHSNGMDDRSKLELPQEANLCFVDVDNHFVELPEDLPQFPNKLEFIQEVSEILMAFGIPPEGNLHCSESASKMKSLRACDLVSDKRNGNIAGSPLNSYELLKENETIARLQALVKRTGVSLEKLEVREETSSKKDLKIQCDEEEFKIYQLNIQIREVFANRFTQMFADYEVFVIQPSQDKESWFTNREQMQNFDKVKDTVCFLLWLILSMMIYTF, encoded by the exons ATGAGCGGCGGTAGCGGAGGCGGCTCTTCGGCACCCGGCCGCTTCGCCGATTACTTCGTCATCTGCGGGTTGGACACTGAGACAGGGCTGGAGCCGGACGAGCTCTCCG GGGAAAACTTTGAACAGACTCCATTAAGACGCACATTTAAATCCAAAGTTCTCGCTCGCTATCCTGAGAATGTTGAATGGAACCCTTTTGACCAGGATGCAGTGGGAATG CTATGTATGCCTAAAGGGCTTGCTTTCAAGACACAAGCAGATTCTAGAGAACCTCAGTTCCACTCTTTCATTATTACTCGTGAAGATGGCTCACGGACATTTGGATTTTCTCTCACGTTTTTTGAGGAAGTTACTAGCAAACAGATTTGCAGTGCAATGCAGACTTTGTATCATATGCACAATGCTGAATATGACATTCTTCATACTCCACCCACAAATGACAAAGatagctgcagcagcacaggagactGCAATGGCACTTCTGTTTCAAAGCTACAGCGTTTTAACTCCTATGACATCAGCAgagacacactctatgtctcaAAATGCATTTGTCTGATTACTCCGATGTCTTTTATGAAGGCTTGTAAGAAAGTACTAGAACAACTTCACCAAGCAGTGACTTCACCTCAGCCACCACCTCTACCTTTAGAAAGCTACATCTACAATATTCTCTATGaagttcctcttcctcctgcaggaaGGTCATTGAAATTTTCGGGTGTTTATGGACCGATTATCTGCCAAAGGCCAAGCACCAGTGAACTACCGTTATTTGATTTTCCGGTTAAAGAAGTTTTTGAATTGCTTGGAGTAGAAAATGTGGTTCAGCTCTTTACCTGTGCCCTGCTGGAATTCCAGATACTGCTTTATTCACAGC ATTATCAGAGACTGATGACAGTGGCAGAGACCATCACAGCACTAATGTTTCCATTTCAGTGGCAGCATGTGTATGTTCCTATCCTTCCAGCATCCCTCCTTCATTTTCTAGATGCTCCTGTCCCTTACCTCATGGGTTTGCACTCTAATGGGATGGATGACAGGTCTAAACTGGAACTTCCTCAAGAG GCTAACCTTTGCTTTGTGGATGTAGACAACCATTTCGTTGAGCTGCCAGAAGACTTACCCCAGTTCCCAAATAAACTTGAGTTCATTCAGGAAGTTTCAGAGATTCTGATGGCTTTTGGAATTCCACCTGAGGGAAACCTTCACTGCAGTGAAAGTGCCTCCAAGATGAAGAGCCTCAGAGCATGTGACCTGGTTTCTGATAAAAGAAATGGGAACATAGCAGGATCGCCTTTGAATTCCTATGAGCTACTAAAGGAAAACGAGACTATTGCAAGGCTCCAAGCACTTGTTAAAAGAACAGGTGTGAGTCTAGAAAAG TTGGAGGTGCGAGAGGAGACCAGTAGCAAAAAGGATCTTAAAATTCAATGTGATGAAGAAGAATTCAAGATTTACCAGCTGAACATTCAGATCCGTGAAGTTTTTGCCAACCGTTTTACACAAATGTTTGCAGATTATGAAGTATTTGTAATTCAGCCTAGTCAGGACAAGGAATCTTGGTTTACAAACAGAGAACAAATGCAAAACTTTGATAAAGTAA aGGATACTGTCTGT TTTTTGTTATGGCTGATACTTTCAATGATGATCtacactttttaa